The following proteins come from a genomic window of Gloeomargarita sp. SRBZ-1_bins_9:
- the rplS gene encoding 50S ribosomal protein L19: protein MNAQAIIRSIEAEYLKPDVPLIEVGDVVRVGVLIQEGGKERVQPYEGVVIARRGTGVNLSITVRKTFQGVGVERVFLVHSPRIASIQVLRKSVVRRAKLYYLRKRVGKATRLKQRFET from the coding sequence ATGAACGCCCAGGCAATTATTCGGTCCATTGAAGCCGAGTACCTGAAACCGGATGTGCCCCTTATTGAGGTGGGCGACGTTGTGCGCGTTGGGGTGCTGATTCAAGAGGGGGGCAAGGAACGGGTGCAGCCCTACGAGGGGGTGGTGATCGCGCGGCGCGGTACAGGGGTCAATTTGAGTATTACGGTGCGCAAGACGTTCCAAGGTGTGGGGGTGGAACGGGTGTTTTTGGTGCATTCGCCCCGGATTGCCAGTATTCAGGTGCTGCGCAAGTCGGTGGTGCGTCGGGCTAAACTGTACTACCTGCGGAAACGGGTGGGGAAAGCGACGCGCCTCAAACAGCGCTTTGAAACCTAA
- a CDS encoding RNA methyltransferase: MPPGYSADGDCPDAAAVLALLGVGVITSRRHPLVHHIRSLHRAKGRRETGEFLLEGTHLLVEALRQGIPLKVICYTSAWAERHPEVLGQLPAGLGQLVHPQVLEALATTVHPDGVVAVASIPPPSTQLVIGWLQLLGYCLQDPGNVGTLIRTAAAVGVTQLWLTDDSVDPYHPKVLRAAAGQWFRCRPQVCGDPLAVLQAYQQQQVQIIATAAPGERLYWQVDWTRPTLLLLGNEGQGLPEAWLPMADWVARIPQQPGVESLNVAIVAALCLYEAWRQRWTREGNSLMMGDCHQFSNGHERPGNYSVH; this comes from the coding sequence TTGCCCCCAGGGTATTCCGCTGACGGTGATTGCCCGGATGCGGCGGCAGTATTGGCGCTCCTGGGGGTCGGGGTGATCACCAGCCGGCGGCATCCCCTGGTGCACCATATCCGCTCCCTCCATAGGGCCAAAGGACGCCGGGAAACGGGAGAATTTCTGCTGGAGGGGACGCATCTGCTGGTGGAGGCGCTGCGCCAGGGTATCCCGCTGAAAGTGATTTGCTATACGTCTGCTTGGGCGGAACGCCACCCGGAGGTCCTAGGGCAATTGCCGGCGGGCCTGGGCCAGTTGGTGCATCCCCAGGTGCTGGAGGCCCTGGCAACGACGGTGCATCCCGATGGGGTGGTGGCCGTGGCATCCATTCCTCCCCCCAGCACTCAACTCGTCATCGGCTGGCTCCAGTTGCTGGGCTATTGCTTGCAGGACCCGGGCAACGTGGGGACCTTGATTCGCACGGCGGCTGCGGTCGGCGTAACCCAGCTTTGGTTGACGGACGATAGCGTGGACCCCTACCACCCCAAGGTGTTGCGGGCAGCGGCGGGACAATGGTTCCGGTGTCGGCCCCAGGTGTGTGGGGACCCTCTGGCTGTCCTGCAGGCCTACCAACAACAGCAAGTGCAAATAATTGCCACCGCAGCTCCAGGGGAACGGCTCTACTGGCAGGTGGATTGGACTCGGCCAACGCTGCTTTTGCTGGGTAATGAGGGCCAGGGATTGCCGGAGGCCTGGCTGCCAATGGCTGATTGGGTGGCGCGGATTCCCCAGCAGCCGGGGGTGGAGTCCTTGAACGTGGCCATTGTGGCCGCCCTATGCCTGTACGAAGCCTGGCGCCAGCGCTGGACAAGGGAAGGAAATTCGCTTATGATGGGGGATTGTCATCAATTCAGCAATGGCCATGAACGCCCAGGCAATTATTCGGTCCATTGA